In Paraburkholderia caribensis, a single window of DNA contains:
- a CDS encoding phospholipase D-like domain-containing protein yields MRVEELQSLEACWLEVLRELGSPRAMLACTFTLSADFFAALIARFKDAASESLLSSEQSMSNFPIDVVCDSSNYKGHKAGFNVSFWRDTRRLFHPKLLIAIFEHEVVWSDGSLNLTHAGWCANREIAMFHRSGSKTLPKELLALLHSLGDVQSAQLIREEARGAGVKELDGTFMTSLEQPIGRRFLLKAPRDAEEVHLVAPFFERHESAEPPLDQAWLAQLASRYPSAQFHVYLPQLQSDPVLVQGSREVFEVVADRLRMHPVQPKPGPLHGKAVCIVYRSRRARRAWLMTGSPNMTVSALLEEPGRGNVETAWMFDSPWNAIEHAVLEPLRGRNYSLDEVEFEAPVINRKPLWMPLKHAVYSPFTRKLEIAWRSSECIEKTELRYGNQRLTYDGRVFQNFSLVDGVACLVTRNREGGFEDGYCPIFVAPDELPACDGAPLECTPEAWLAMMGGLDGLPGNGVTNRIRRGKQGARPASHFEWSSRVRELASRVRYFEKVMRGPQTLPIERGYLLKLFQQIFDAHAPDSELEALESVWRAWVRLELWQAAENLAKTASGSVSEEWQRRARSLVRSVTKGLPEALLPQWQAVVRELRNAT; encoded by the coding sequence ATGCGCGTTGAAGAGCTGCAATCGCTGGAAGCGTGCTGGTTGGAGGTATTGAGAGAACTTGGTTCGCCTCGAGCAATGCTCGCGTGTACGTTCACGCTGAGCGCCGACTTCTTTGCCGCTTTGATCGCTCGGTTCAAGGATGCAGCGAGTGAGTCACTGTTGTCGAGCGAGCAGTCGATGTCAAACTTTCCGATCGACGTAGTCTGCGACAGTTCCAACTATAAGGGGCACAAGGCCGGCTTCAACGTCTCGTTCTGGCGCGACACCAGGCGGCTTTTTCATCCGAAGCTGCTGATCGCGATCTTCGAACATGAAGTAGTCTGGTCCGATGGTTCGTTGAATCTTACCCACGCGGGATGGTGCGCCAATCGTGAGATTGCGATGTTCCATCGTTCAGGCAGCAAGACCTTGCCGAAAGAACTACTTGCCTTGCTCCATTCGCTCGGGGACGTACAAAGCGCCCAGTTGATTCGAGAAGAGGCGAGGGGAGCGGGCGTCAAAGAACTCGACGGGACGTTCATGACGAGTCTCGAACAGCCGATCGGTCGCCGGTTTCTTTTGAAAGCGCCGCGTGATGCCGAAGAGGTTCACCTTGTGGCGCCCTTTTTCGAGCGGCACGAGTCGGCCGAGCCTCCGTTGGATCAGGCGTGGCTGGCTCAACTTGCGAGCCGATACCCGTCCGCCCAGTTTCACGTGTACCTTCCGCAATTGCAGTCTGATCCGGTTCTGGTTCAAGGCAGCCGCGAAGTATTCGAGGTTGTAGCGGACAGGCTACGCATGCATCCGGTTCAGCCGAAGCCGGGTCCTCTGCATGGGAAGGCGGTATGTATCGTCTATCGGTCCCGGCGTGCACGGCGGGCATGGCTGATGACCGGTTCGCCGAACATGACGGTCAGCGCGCTTCTCGAGGAGCCAGGTCGCGGCAATGTTGAAACGGCGTGGATGTTCGACTCGCCGTGGAACGCTATCGAGCACGCGGTGCTCGAACCGCTCCGTGGGCGGAACTATTCTCTCGACGAGGTGGAGTTCGAGGCACCGGTGATCAATCGGAAGCCACTGTGGATGCCGTTGAAACACGCGGTTTATTCGCCCTTCACGCGCAAACTCGAAATCGCGTGGCGTTCCAGCGAATGCATCGAGAAAACCGAACTGCGATATGGGAATCAGCGGTTGACCTATGACGGCCGTGTGTTCCAGAACTTCTCGCTGGTGGACGGGGTGGCCTGTCTGGTCACGCGCAACCGCGAAGGGGGTTTCGAGGACGGGTATTGCCCAATCTTCGTCGCGCCTGACGAGCTTCCCGCCTGTGACGGCGCACCGCTCGAGTGTACACCGGAAGCGTGGCTCGCAATGATGGGTGGACTGGATGGTCTACCGGGGAACGGTGTTACCAATAGGATACGGCGTGGCAAGCAGGGGGCACGGCCCGCGTCTCACTTCGAGTGGTCGTCGAGAGTGCGTGAACTGGCGAGTCGGGTCCGGTACTTCGAGAAGGTCATGCGCGGGCCCCAGACGTTGCCAATCGAGCGAGGGTATCTCCTCAAACTTTTCCAGCAGATATTCGACGCACACGCGCCGGACAGCGAACTCGAAGCGCTGGAGAGCGTGTGGCGCGCATGGGTGCGCCTCGAGTTGTGGCAAGCAGCCGAGAATCTGGCAAAGACCGCGTCCGGATCCGTGAGCGAAGAATGGCAGCGGCGAGCCAGATCGCTCGTCCGTTCGGTAACGAAAGGCTTGCCGGAAGCACTCTTGCCGCAATGGCAGGCCGTGGTGCGTGAGCTCAGGAACGCAACGTGA
- a CDS encoding DEAD/DEAH box helicase, with product MITFGKGKDIDLAVSGASLGEAFQNELDEQNERSRGICDRLYRQGEPGVLLADEVGKGKTYVALGVAFAALARRKDAKVLVLTHSRHMANVWRKRWIDLQKSMSGEWQARSKDWSCRTYSKLGEFEADAASRSLPSIAFTSYETLKNYSTDERDAGILRAALKLSEVQVGMKLQSADRNQLIKQILECDLRSVHDEPVSEAQARKINRWLDPESWGWKRDARSHVEDELDHIQARAKFDGARFDLLIVDEAHKLEGTIRHRVIARLLHRRFEKCLLVTATPFALSVEQFRKRLADFAHAIGARPSFVEEVSQLPLDAFRQAVLRREPYPGKKALETTLRRHMVRASWEHEKERETDRWVAQPTAHSLLPTLLLERSIESVLASGKRVHIANRRESLCSSWPAARESLERSPLAAVDTRWTDAFNAVVDGREETDPKLKIAVEKLVELIKRNTKVVVFTQRIATSEALAKMLAKDPYVTYRTAKIEKRTNRFRRHAGKVAQWLDLEADYAVCVTKIMAHSPDYPDEIKMAAVKRWWRRHGKHLGNGSDAGWKALNSVAGANRPLPLIVRHDANTDKLDRNVEKFNLPSTPLVLIATPKAQEGIDMHVYCHHVVLFDLTWNPAAMEQRIGRVHRIGGNRKKHEKVKVIYCYQSGTYEETMARRVQQRCEMMRVLLGAGQWLDADEEVDVLKEYEMSFPA from the coding sequence GTGATTACATTCGGCAAAGGAAAAGACATCGATCTGGCAGTATCGGGCGCCAGTCTTGGTGAGGCATTTCAGAACGAACTCGACGAACAGAACGAGCGATCGAGAGGGATCTGCGACCGGCTCTATCGCCAGGGTGAACCCGGCGTGCTGCTCGCGGATGAGGTAGGAAAAGGGAAGACATACGTGGCTTTGGGTGTCGCCTTTGCTGCGCTGGCGCGCAGGAAGGACGCGAAAGTGCTTGTGCTCACGCATAGCCGACATATGGCGAACGTGTGGCGCAAACGCTGGATCGATCTGCAGAAAAGTATGAGCGGCGAATGGCAAGCCCGCTCGAAGGACTGGTCGTGCCGGACTTACTCGAAACTTGGCGAATTCGAAGCCGACGCTGCAAGCCGAAGCCTGCCGTCCATTGCTTTCACGTCTTACGAGACGCTGAAGAACTACTCCACCGATGAACGTGACGCCGGCATTCTGCGCGCGGCGCTTAAGCTTTCGGAAGTGCAGGTTGGTATGAAGTTGCAGAGCGCCGATCGCAACCAGCTAATCAAGCAGATACTCGAATGCGATCTCAGAAGCGTACATGACGAGCCTGTATCCGAAGCCCAGGCGAGGAAAATCAACCGTTGGCTCGATCCGGAAAGCTGGGGCTGGAAGCGCGATGCACGTTCCCATGTCGAAGACGAGTTGGATCATATCCAGGCCCGCGCAAAGTTCGATGGGGCGCGTTTCGATCTGCTGATCGTCGACGAAGCGCACAAGCTCGAAGGCACGATCCGCCATCGGGTGATCGCTCGTCTCCTGCATCGGCGGTTCGAAAAATGCCTGTTGGTTACGGCGACGCCATTTGCACTATCCGTCGAACAGTTTCGCAAACGTCTCGCCGATTTTGCTCATGCGATTGGCGCCAGGCCGTCGTTCGTCGAAGAAGTGTCCCAGCTTCCGCTCGATGCATTCCGGCAGGCGGTCCTTCGACGCGAGCCCTATCCCGGCAAAAAGGCGCTTGAGACGACGCTGCGCCGTCATATGGTGCGCGCATCGTGGGAGCATGAAAAGGAGCGGGAAACTGATCGCTGGGTAGCTCAGCCGACGGCGCATTCGCTGCTTCCCACATTGCTGCTCGAGCGGAGCATCGAGAGCGTTCTGGCAAGCGGCAAGCGAGTGCATATCGCCAACCGTCGCGAATCGCTCTGTTCATCGTGGCCCGCAGCGCGGGAATCGCTTGAACGATCGCCGCTTGCCGCGGTGGACACTCGTTGGACGGACGCATTTAACGCGGTCGTTGACGGGAGAGAGGAGACCGATCCCAAGCTGAAGATCGCGGTCGAAAAGCTCGTCGAGTTGATCAAACGCAATACCAAGGTCGTCGTCTTTACGCAGCGGATCGCGACATCGGAAGCTTTAGCGAAGATGCTGGCAAAGGATCCGTACGTGACCTACCGAACTGCAAAGATCGAAAAGCGCACGAACCGGTTCCGGCGCCACGCCGGCAAGGTGGCGCAGTGGCTGGACCTCGAAGCAGACTACGCCGTATGCGTGACCAAGATCATGGCGCATTCGCCCGACTACCCGGACGAGATCAAAATGGCGGCCGTCAAGCGTTGGTGGCGACGTCATGGAAAGCATCTGGGGAATGGAAGCGACGCGGGCTGGAAAGCGCTCAACAGCGTAGCGGGGGCCAACCGACCACTGCCTCTCATCGTGCGTCACGACGCCAACACTGACAAGCTGGACCGGAACGTCGAAAAATTCAATTTACCGTCGACGCCTTTGGTATTGATCGCCACGCCCAAGGCTCAAGAGGGGATCGATATGCACGTGTACTGCCATCACGTCGTGCTCTTCGATCTGACGTGGAATCCGGCAGCGATGGAGCAGCGGATCGGCCGCGTTCACCGGATTGGCGGTAATCGCAAAAAGCACGAAAAAGTCAAAGTGATCTACTGCTATCAGTCTGGGACCTATGAAGAAACTATGGCCCGCCGTGTTCAGCAACGCTGCGAAATGATGCGCGTCTTGCTGGGAGCTGGTCAATGGCTCGACGCGGATGAAGAGGTTGACGTGCTCAAGGAGTACGAGATGTCATTCCCCGCTTAG
- the tnpA gene encoding IS66-like element accessory protein TnpA: MTSDELDFLPLKVMHVDEGGRRCFDPEGKRRLIEACEQPGASVAGLALKAGVNANQLRKWILLERRRAVRSDCVELPGTGTAEFVPVVEVADPRAVRANSRPPASGAVTPMPGAPEPMRPSQRPPLPSRLMAQLPNGVSLELECMQQDTALLTTMIDALRSR; encoded by the coding sequence ATGACCTCAGACGAACTTGATTTCCTTCCCCTTAAAGTCATGCACGTCGACGAAGGCGGTCGGCGCTGCTTTGATCCCGAAGGCAAGCGGCGACTGATTGAGGCGTGTGAGCAGCCCGGCGCGTCGGTGGCCGGGCTGGCGCTCAAGGCTGGCGTGAACGCCAACCAGTTGCGCAAGTGGATCCTGCTGGAGCGCAGGCGGGCGGTGCGCAGCGACTGCGTGGAGTTGCCCGGCACGGGCACGGCGGAATTCGTACCCGTAGTAGAAGTAGCCGATCCGCGAGCGGTGCGCGCGAATTCAAGACCGCCCGCGTCCGGGGCTGTGACGCCCATGCCCGGGGCGCCTGAACCGATGCGTCCGTCGCAACGCCCGCCGTTGCCGTCACGCCTGATGGCGCAGTTGCCTAATGGGGTAAGTCTCGAACTTGAATGTATGCAACAGGACACGGCGCTGCTCACAACGATGATCGACGCATTGAGGAGCCGGTGA
- the dbpB gene encoding DGQHR domain-containing protein DpdB, which produces MARNEIVVRALRTIQGENLDVYAFFIQGSDIVRVADISRVERDGDDVLKGFQRPEIRTHVKGIVDYLNQDNVLFPNAIILAMSPAVHFAASRGTKPTGDHGVAQSGTLTIPVYDEGQRVAWIVDGQQRSLALAQAEQKRIPVPVVGFVSDSLEVQREQFILVNKARPLPTRLINELLPETRSILLPRELSARKVPSEICSLLNRDPESPFHKLIKRISEKNSNVSVITDTAIITMIRNSMNNPLGALAPYKGLGREGVDVGGMYKILITYWSAVRDVFPDAWGVDPKRSRLMHSAGIEAMGVLMDRIYARLAGQSEDYKTVRKELEKVAPACRWTNGTWEALGVSWNEIQSVPRDIRRLQDTLVQIYTSSMKQ; this is translated from the coding sequence ATGGCTAGAAACGAGATCGTGGTGCGAGCACTGCGCACGATCCAGGGCGAAAATCTAGATGTGTACGCCTTTTTTATTCAAGGCTCCGACATCGTGCGCGTCGCAGACATCTCGCGAGTAGAACGGGACGGTGACGACGTACTAAAAGGGTTTCAGCGGCCGGAAATTCGCACACACGTAAAAGGCATCGTCGACTATCTGAATCAGGACAACGTGTTGTTTCCCAACGCGATCATCTTGGCAATGTCGCCAGCGGTTCACTTCGCGGCATCGCGCGGCACCAAGCCTACCGGCGATCATGGCGTGGCACAATCCGGAACGTTGACAATTCCTGTTTACGACGAGGGGCAACGCGTCGCTTGGATCGTTGATGGACAGCAACGATCACTCGCGCTGGCGCAAGCGGAGCAAAAGCGCATTCCGGTTCCCGTTGTCGGATTCGTGTCAGACAGCCTGGAAGTTCAGCGCGAACAATTTATCCTCGTTAACAAGGCACGTCCCTTGCCGACGCGTTTAATCAACGAACTACTACCTGAAACACGTAGCATTCTTTTACCGCGAGAACTGAGCGCGCGGAAGGTACCATCGGAGATCTGCAGCCTGCTTAATCGTGATCCGGAGTCGCCGTTTCACAAGCTTATCAAGCGCATCTCGGAGAAAAATAGCAATGTCAGCGTAATTACGGATACCGCGATCATTACGATGATACGCAATAGCATGAACAATCCGCTTGGTGCGTTGGCGCCCTACAAGGGGTTGGGACGCGAAGGCGTAGATGTCGGCGGCATGTATAAGATCCTCATCACATACTGGTCAGCTGTACGCGATGTCTTTCCTGATGCTTGGGGAGTTGACCCGAAACGCAGCAGGCTTATGCACTCAGCGGGTATCGAAGCCATGGGCGTATTGATGGATAGAATCTACGCCCGCTTGGCTGGACAGAGCGAAGACTATAAGACAGTCCGCAAAGAACTTGAGAAAGTCGCGCCCGCTTGCCGCTGGACCAATGGAACTTGGGAGGCGCTCGGCGTGTCGTGGAATGAGATCCAGAGCGTCCCGCGCGATATTAGAAGACTCCAAGACACACTGGTGCAGATTTACACCAGTTCGATGAAACAATGA
- the dpdA gene encoding tRNA-guanine transglycosylase DpdA, protein MKFLYSDTQDYVDPEYDFINDRNAPGRRRYWDDMYAHELMTPAPYDGLLVSMSAVRQAAGVPKSKVRYSTAEEQRMLRDGVRKFLRYGGAPFKDAMVMGDCGAFAYADNQTPAYPPNEVVEFYLDAGFTHGVSPDHIIFDCLTDNPPASDIDGSIVERYEITLANAQEFIKLTAAEGHAFEPLGAVQGWSPRSMAAAAVELEKMGYRYLGIGGLVPLKVDVIKQVLHALRSAIKPETKIHLLGFAKADTIHEFTNFGITSFDSTSPLIRAFKDAKANYYIDSPKGGLDYYAAIRIPQAIENARLMQGIKRGVLSSEDLQRREEKALTTLRRFDSGGVKVKEALDAVMDYQQFLTLADSVSPEAHYKDLMKMRALIQRTLEDAPWKRCNCSICNKAGVEVIIFRSSNRNKRRGFHNLGVYHKHVQRTLEKHR, encoded by the coding sequence ATGAAATTCCTTTACTCCGACACTCAGGATTACGTTGATCCCGAGTACGACTTTATTAACGACCGCAACGCGCCCGGCCGTCGCCGCTACTGGGACGACATGTACGCGCACGAGTTGATGACTCCGGCCCCGTACGATGGCCTTCTTGTATCGATGAGCGCGGTTCGCCAAGCGGCTGGCGTTCCAAAATCCAAGGTTCGTTATTCGACTGCTGAAGAGCAACGCATGTTGCGCGATGGCGTGCGTAAGTTCCTTCGCTATGGTGGGGCGCCATTCAAGGATGCAATGGTGATGGGCGACTGTGGCGCGTTTGCGTACGCTGACAACCAGACTCCTGCGTACCCTCCAAATGAAGTAGTCGAGTTCTATCTCGACGCAGGCTTTACACATGGGGTTTCCCCCGACCACATCATCTTTGATTGCCTGACCGATAATCCGCCCGCCAGCGACATTGACGGGAGCATCGTCGAGCGGTATGAAATCACGCTTGCCAACGCGCAGGAGTTCATCAAACTCACAGCGGCCGAAGGGCATGCGTTCGAACCGCTTGGTGCTGTTCAAGGGTGGTCGCCCCGAAGCATGGCGGCGGCGGCGGTGGAGTTGGAGAAGATGGGATACCGCTACCTCGGCATCGGAGGTCTCGTTCCGCTTAAGGTCGATGTTATCAAACAGGTGCTGCATGCCTTACGAAGCGCGATCAAGCCAGAAACGAAGATTCATCTTCTCGGGTTCGCCAAGGCAGACACAATTCACGAGTTTACAAACTTCGGGATCACCAGTTTCGATTCGACCTCGCCTCTCATTCGTGCGTTCAAGGACGCAAAAGCTAATTACTACATCGACTCGCCGAAAGGCGGCTTGGATTACTACGCCGCCATTCGCATTCCACAGGCCATCGAAAACGCTAGACTGATGCAAGGCATCAAGCGTGGCGTTCTCAGTTCAGAGGACTTGCAGCGTCGAGAGGAGAAGGCGCTTACCACCCTGCGTCGGTTTGACAGCGGTGGAGTTAAGGTGAAGGAAGCGCTCGACGCGGTGATGGACTATCAACAATTCCTCACACTCGCGGACAGTGTCTCACCCGAGGCTCACTACAAAGATCTGATGAAGATGCGAGCGTTGATTCAACGCACGCTGGAAGACGCGCCTTGGAAGCGTTGCAACTGTTCCATTTGCAACAAGGCTGGCGTCGAGGTCATTATTTTCCGTTCGAGCAATCGAAACAAGCGCCGCGGGTTTCACAATCTGGGCGTTTATCACAAGCACGTACAACGTACCCTGGAGAAGCACCGGTGA
- the dbpB gene encoding DGQHR domain-containing protein DpdB, which yields MSVHRFKAIRASQAAEHDVFTFAATPEQILAFSEIERVGREESGELRGFQRHQIASHIKEIRDYLRREDALLPNALIVAFIGGVKVKDRSDGVVDIEIKATDSKPGFVVDGQQRLSALAGITKPGFQVFVSALICKDYNELRQQFVLINNTRPLPKTLIYELLPNVEGLPERFTARKFAARIVDRLNFSRNSALRGEIRQHTNPKGVLSDTAMQKVVMNSASDGAIREFIKDGDFENRAYDFVNAFFGAVTEVFGSEWIGMSPKTSRLRHGAGLVAMGFVMEFLYSSEGATTQTEFEHGLALLKEYTAWTSGQWRLAPNDERPWNGIQNTPSDIDLLTNYLVRSMKRALRQHRLVANS from the coding sequence GTGAGCGTCCATCGATTCAAGGCCATTCGCGCGTCGCAAGCCGCGGAACATGATGTTTTCACTTTTGCAGCCACGCCCGAGCAGATATTGGCGTTCTCGGAAATCGAACGCGTCGGGCGCGAGGAGAGTGGAGAATTGCGTGGCTTCCAGAGACACCAAATAGCCTCGCACATAAAGGAGATCCGCGATTATCTGCGACGCGAAGATGCACTTCTGCCCAACGCGCTGATTGTCGCGTTCATCGGTGGCGTCAAGGTCAAGGACAGGAGCGATGGCGTGGTGGACATCGAGATCAAAGCGACCGACAGCAAACCAGGCTTCGTGGTGGACGGCCAGCAGCGCCTGAGCGCGCTAGCGGGCATCACGAAGCCGGGGTTTCAGGTCTTCGTGTCTGCGCTCATTTGCAAGGACTACAATGAACTGCGTCAGCAGTTCGTGTTGATCAACAATACGCGGCCTTTACCCAAGACGCTGATCTACGAACTGCTGCCGAACGTGGAAGGTCTACCTGAACGATTCACCGCTCGCAAATTTGCTGCACGCATCGTCGACCGACTGAATTTCTCGCGTAACTCGGCGCTTCGCGGAGAGATACGTCAGCACACCAATCCCAAGGGGGTGCTGAGCGATACGGCCATGCAGAAAGTCGTTATGAACTCGGCGTCGGACGGCGCCATTCGCGAGTTCATCAAAGATGGCGACTTCGAGAACCGCGCGTACGATTTCGTGAACGCGTTCTTTGGGGCAGTTACCGAGGTATTCGGTAGCGAATGGATTGGTATGAGTCCGAAGACCTCGCGCTTGCGACACGGAGCCGGGCTAGTGGCGATGGGCTTCGTGATGGAGTTTCTTTACTCCAGCGAAGGAGCAACCACGCAGACAGAGTTCGAACATGGCCTTGCGCTGCTAAAGGAATACACAGCGTGGACTAGCGGCCAGTGGCGCCTCGCGCCAAATGATGAACGTCCCTGGAACGGAATTCAGAACACTCCAAGCGATATTGACTTGCTTACCAACTATCTCGTCCGGTCGATGAAGCGAGCGCTTCGTCAACACCGCCTGGTTGCGAACTCTTAG
- the queC gene encoding 7-cyano-7-deazaguanine synthase QueC — protein sequence MKTRAIVLFSGGQDSTTCLAWALDRYEYVETVGFDYGQRHAVELECRVNVLRRLREDFPAWGAKLGDDHMLDLSILGQISDTALTQGKAIEMQASGLPNTFVPGRNLLFFTLAGALAYRRGLQLLVGGMCETDYSGYPDCRDSTLKALQVAISLGMDQPLVIETPLMWIDKADTWRMADTLGGAAFVDLIRTETHTCYVGDRNEQHDWGYGCGECPACELRQKGFESFREVAV from the coding sequence ATGAAAACGCGCGCGATCGTTCTCTTCTCAGGTGGGCAAGACTCCACAACGTGCCTGGCATGGGCGCTCGACCGATATGAGTACGTTGAGACGGTGGGGTTTGACTACGGGCAACGGCACGCCGTCGAACTGGAGTGCCGCGTGAACGTGCTGCGCAGGCTTCGGGAGGACTTTCCCGCTTGGGGTGCGAAGCTTGGCGACGATCACATGCTTGATCTCTCGATCCTCGGCCAGATCAGTGATACCGCGCTGACTCAGGGCAAGGCGATCGAAATGCAAGCGAGCGGTCTGCCGAACACGTTCGTACCGGGACGCAATCTGCTGTTTTTCACGCTGGCAGGCGCTCTCGCCTATCGCCGTGGTCTGCAGTTGCTGGTAGGCGGCATGTGCGAGACGGACTACTCGGGCTACCCGGATTGCCGTGACAGCACGCTTAAAGCCTTGCAGGTCGCAATCTCGTTGGGAATGGATCAGCCGCTGGTGATTGAAACGCCGCTTATGTGGATCGATAAGGCCGATACTTGGCGCATGGCGGATACCCTCGGAGGCGCTGCGTTCGTAGACCTGATCCGCACCGAAACGCACACGTGCTACGTCGGAGATCGAAACGAGCAGCATGATTGGGGCTATGGTTGCGGCGAATGTCCGGCGTGCGAACTGCGGCAGAAAGGCTTCGAGTCGTTTCGGGAAGTAGCGGTATGA
- a CDS encoding 6-pyruvoyl trahydropterin synthase family protein, translating into MNYELSQKFYFEAAHTLHREIDAEGSRRVHGHTYHAQIFVRGRPDPTTRMVVDLGLLRREIERVRDQLDHRFLDEVPGLGAATLEGLCAYIYRNLSCALPNISRVRVERPASGDCCDLDLAMAMHAREEARI; encoded by the coding sequence ATGAACTACGAACTCAGCCAGAAGTTCTATTTCGAGGCGGCGCACACGCTGCACCGGGAGATCGACGCCGAAGGCAGTCGTCGCGTTCACGGGCACACGTATCACGCACAGATTTTCGTGCGCGGCCGGCCGGACCCTACCACACGCATGGTGGTCGACCTCGGTCTGCTACGCAGAGAGATCGAACGTGTTCGCGACCAACTCGACCATCGTTTTCTCGATGAAGTACCCGGCCTCGGCGCGGCAACCTTAGAAGGCTTATGCGCTTACATCTACCGCAACCTTTCGTGCGCGCTGCCGAACATCTCTAGGGTTCGGGTGGAGCGACCTGCAAGCGGAGACTGCTGCGATCTTGACCTGGCGATGGCGATGCACGCTCGGGAAGAAGCGCGCATCTGA